A section of the Triticum dicoccoides isolate Atlit2015 ecotype Zavitan chromosome 7A, WEW_v2.0, whole genome shotgun sequence genome encodes:
- the LOC119332227 gene encoding uncharacterized protein LOC119332227, with amino-acid sequence MFRLSVLLPAIAAWGAASPSIRSVSPFRLLDLLLCPDLEEIDRCTHRIEPKEVCQSSNTWSRPATSDAATIVLPALSTHSILFQMECIQHTWWKRAAPRPSLLNNHAHNKDMEIFITGQQVKARNKVPKDLIRRR; translated from the exons ATGTTCCGGCTGTCGGTGCTGCTTCCCGCGATTGCTGCTTGGGGCGCTGCTTCCCCGTCCATACGATCCGTCTCTCCCTTCCGTCTGCTCGATCTACTGCTCTGCCCTGATCTG GAGGAGATTGATCGGTGCACCCACCGCATAGAGCCGAAGGAAGTGTGTCAATCCAGCAATACATGGAGCCGGCCAGCAACCAGCGACGCAGCCACCATTGTCTTACCTGCTCTAAGCACACACTCAATTTTGTTTCAGATGGAATGCATTCAGCATACATGGTGGAAGAGAGCTGCCCCCAGGCCCTCACTACTGAACAACCACGCCCACAACAAGGACATGGAGATCTTCATCACAGGG CAGCAAGTGAAGGCAAGAAATAAGGTGCCAAAGGATTTAATTAGGCGAAGATGA